The Pseudarthrobacter sp. NS4 genome includes a window with the following:
- a CDS encoding GDSL-type esterase/lipase family protein gives MEDRKLRIAAVGDELLAGLGDPRALGWLGRVLARTPQDSMLLESYALPCPQEGTEGLAARWLEEAGRRFSNQAENRLVIGLSGRDIEFGLSTARSRLNLANILDSASQNRIEVFVVGPPPTLDPAQNRRLDELNTAFADVTTRRKHLYVDTFSPLLNHEQWRQDLAANSGTPGQAGYGLMAWLVLHRGWFQWLKMDAPA, from the coding sequence GTGGAAGACAGGAAGCTGCGTATAGCAGCTGTAGGAGATGAACTGCTGGCCGGACTGGGAGATCCCCGGGCGCTGGGCTGGCTGGGCCGTGTCCTGGCCCGCACTCCCCAGGACAGCATGCTTTTGGAAAGTTATGCCCTCCCCTGTCCACAGGAAGGGACAGAGGGCCTGGCCGCACGGTGGCTCGAAGAGGCGGGGCGGCGGTTCAGCAACCAGGCCGAGAACCGCCTGGTGATCGGGCTTTCGGGCCGGGATATCGAATTCGGCCTTTCCACCGCGCGTAGCCGGCTCAATCTGGCAAACATCCTGGACTCGGCTTCACAGAACCGGATAGAGGTGTTCGTCGTGGGGCCGCCGCCCACACTGGATCCTGCCCAGAACCGCCGGCTGGATGAACTGAACACCGCCTTTGCCGATGTCACCACCCGCCGCAAGCACCTGTACGTTGATACTTTTTCGCCGCTCCTCAACCACGAACAGTGGCGCCAGGACCTCGCCGCAAACAGTGGGACTCCGGGGCAGGCGGGGTACGGGCTCATGGCCTGGCTGGTCCTACACCGCGGCTGGTTCCAGTGGCTGAAGATGGACGCACCGGCATAG
- a CDS encoding DUF4097 domain-containing protein: MSEQNWTVTSPETIDVDGVTSLKLGMVRGRFDVVTHQEPVARIEISDIHGDPVTVSLNGGRLEVRHQLHGPQGWFKNLMGAVNHNSENSAVISIAVPENVDVEAGIVSGDGLVSGVTGHTRLNTVSGSVMANGTGGELHVNTVSGDVAARNHTGVLTAKSVSGEVTASGRFTNVRANTVSGNLSFDLHDFTHDFGSNSVSGNLTVRLPHNVGVDIVAKSASGAVVIDDQHYAQVGGKVETIAGPDGQLMLVRTNSVSGKTSIFHSQMTGNAEAGH; the protein is encoded by the coding sequence ATGTCTGAGCAGAACTGGACCGTCACCAGCCCCGAAACCATCGACGTCGACGGCGTGACATCCCTGAAGCTGGGCATGGTCCGCGGGAGGTTCGATGTGGTGACCCACCAGGAACCGGTTGCCCGCATTGAGATCTCCGATATCCACGGCGATCCGGTGACGGTGTCGCTTAATGGCGGCCGGCTGGAGGTCCGCCACCAGCTCCACGGACCGCAGGGCTGGTTCAAGAACCTCATGGGAGCCGTGAACCACAACAGCGAAAATTCAGCCGTCATCAGCATCGCTGTTCCCGAGAACGTGGACGTGGAAGCCGGAATCGTCAGCGGCGACGGCCTGGTCTCCGGGGTCACCGGCCACACCCGGCTCAACACCGTCTCCGGATCTGTCATGGCGAACGGCACTGGGGGAGAACTGCACGTCAACACCGTCAGCGGCGACGTTGCCGCCCGCAACCACACCGGCGTCCTTACCGCCAAGAGTGTTTCCGGAGAGGTAACCGCCTCCGGCCGCTTCACCAATGTCCGGGCCAACACCGTCAGCGGAAACCTCAGCTTCGACCTGCACGACTTCACCCACGACTTTGGCTCCAACTCCGTCTCAGGCAACCTCACCGTCCGGCTGCCGCACAACGTCGGGGTGGATATCGTGGCCAAGTCTGCCAGCGGCGCAGTGGTGATTGACGATCAGCACTACGCCCAGGTGGGCGGGAAGGTGGAGACCATCGCGGGGCCCGACGGGCAGCTCATGCTGGTCCGGACCAACTCCGTCTCCGGCAAAACGTCAATCTTCCACAGCCAGATGACCGGAAATGCAGAAGCAGGGCACTGA
- a CDS encoding PadR family transcriptional regulator: protein MPPVFAHGALRLYLLALLESGPKHGYELIKALKERFGGTYSPSAGTIYPRLGKLEEEGLVATESAGRRTNYHITAAGLAELNRRRDELAGVENDISASVRRLADGLREDIRSNMRGLRADLAATAEAARATAKAADFRVPGGRPAAGQRSLKDAEMMLQEFRDDLRAELRLSARSQPIGPVTLETMRTVLEQARIAVRNSLQP, encoded by the coding sequence ATGCCGCCGGTCTTCGCGCACGGCGCGCTGCGCCTTTACCTCCTGGCGCTGCTTGAGTCGGGCCCCAAACACGGCTACGAACTCATCAAGGCACTCAAGGAGCGCTTCGGAGGTACCTACTCCCCCAGCGCCGGAACCATCTATCCCCGCCTCGGGAAGCTCGAAGAGGAAGGGCTGGTGGCCACAGAATCAGCCGGTCGCCGCACCAATTACCACATCACCGCCGCGGGGCTTGCCGAGCTGAACCGCCGGCGCGACGAGCTTGCAGGTGTGGAGAATGACATTTCCGCCTCCGTGCGCCGGCTGGCTGACGGCCTGCGTGAGGACATCCGCAGCAACATGCGCGGGCTCCGGGCAGACCTGGCCGCCACTGCGGAAGCTGCCCGCGCCACCGCCAAGGCGGCGGACTTCCGGGTTCCCGGCGGCCGGCCAGCGGCAGGCCAGCGGTCCCTCAAGGACGCTGAAATGATGCTCCAGGAGTTCCGCGATGACCTCCGCGCCGAACTGCGTCTCAGCGCCCGCAGCCAGCCGATTGGTCCCGTCACGCTGGAAACCATGAGGACAGTTCTTGAGCAGGCGCGCATCGCCGTCCGGAACTCCCTGCAGCCGTAG
- a CDS encoding 50S ribosomal protein bL37 → MSKRARKRRDRKRGGANHGKRPNT, encoded by the coding sequence ATGAGCAAGCGTGCACGCAAGCGTCGTGACCGTAAGCGTGGCGGCGCGAACCACGGGAAGCGCCCCAACACCTAG
- the rsrA gene encoding mycothiol system anti-sigma-R factor, protein MSDCQGLGDCDDTRMQRIYEYLDGALTREDITEIKNHLDDCPECTEQYDLECVIRNMVKRSCTEAAPENLKNAILDRIHSIRPVDA, encoded by the coding sequence ATGAGCGACTGCCAGGGATTGGGCGATTGCGATGACACCCGGATGCAACGCATCTATGAGTACCTCGATGGAGCGTTGACCCGCGAGGACATTACGGAAATCAAGAACCATCTTGATGACTGCCCGGAATGTACTGAGCAATACGACCTCGAGTGCGTCATCCGCAACATGGTCAAGCGCTCCTGCACTGAAGCTGCGCCGGAGAACCTGAAGAACGCCATCCTGGACCGGATTCATTCCATCCGGCCGGTGGATGCCTAG
- a CDS encoding sigma-70 family RNA polymerase sigma factor, whose product MSTLDPAVSAMYEASNSEVKGTADAASPSELADAPHPGAQTTENVVDVATETVEQRRLRFERDAMQYVDQLYSAAMRMARNPSDAEDLVQEAYTKAFSAFHQYKPGTNLKAWLYRILTNTYINLYRKRQREPLQSNSDTIEDWQLARAESHTSSGLRSAEAEALDHLPDSDVKRALQDIPEEFRLAVYFADVEGFAYKEISDIMNTPIGTVMSRLHRGRKMLRDMLAEYAAERGFKTAAESQDKAASTQQENRK is encoded by the coding sequence ATGAGCACCCTGGATCCGGCCGTGTCGGCCATGTATGAGGCTTCGAACAGCGAAGTGAAGGGCACCGCGGACGCGGCGTCCCCGTCCGAATTGGCTGACGCCCCGCACCCCGGAGCACAGACCACAGAAAACGTGGTGGACGTTGCAACGGAAACCGTGGAACAGCGCCGCCTCCGGTTCGAGCGCGATGCAATGCAGTACGTTGATCAGCTGTACTCCGCCGCAATGCGGATGGCCCGGAACCCGTCTGACGCGGAGGACCTCGTCCAGGAGGCCTACACCAAGGCTTTCTCTGCGTTCCACCAGTACAAGCCCGGTACAAACCTTAAAGCCTGGCTGTACCGCATTTTGACGAACACCTACATCAATCTTTACCGCAAGCGGCAGCGCGAACCGCTCCAGTCCAACTCGGACACCATCGAGGACTGGCAGTTGGCGCGGGCCGAATCACACACCTCGAGCGGACTCCGTTCCGCCGAGGCAGAGGCGCTGGACCACCTTCCGGACTCCGACGTCAAGCGTGCACTTCAGGACATCCCGGAGGAATTCCGCCTCGCGGTGTACTTCGCTGATGTCGAGGGGTTCGCGTACAAGGAAATTTCAGACATCATGAACACGCCCATCGGTACGGTGATGTCCCGGCTCCACCGCGGCCGGAAAATGTTGCGGGACATGCTCGCGGAATACGCCGCCGAGCGCGGATTCAAAACGGCCGCAGAATCACAGGACAAGGCTGCAAGCACACAACAGGAGAACAGGAAATGA
- a CDS encoding DoxX family protein produces MSFVRTLARPMLASSFVLAGVDKLKNADDTAQQLSPLLRKAAASLPFKADEKMLARVIGGTQVGAGVLFGLGKFSRLSATLLTVISLLNTFVEWRSADISSKEGRQTRRNQLLKNLSLSGGALLASVDTAGKPGLAWRAEHLAADARKGASHLAADARKTTNKKLHKADKAVRRAVEQATGA; encoded by the coding sequence ATGTCCTTTGTCCGCACGCTCGCACGGCCCATGCTGGCCTCCAGTTTTGTTCTCGCCGGAGTGGATAAGCTCAAGAACGCCGACGATACCGCCCAGCAGCTCTCCCCCCTGCTTCGCAAGGCCGCTGCGTCCCTGCCGTTCAAGGCCGACGAGAAGATGCTGGCCCGCGTGATCGGCGGGACACAGGTGGGCGCAGGTGTCCTCTTCGGGCTGGGGAAATTCTCCCGGCTCTCTGCCACCCTGCTGACGGTCATTTCGTTGCTCAACACCTTCGTGGAATGGCGCAGCGCAGACATCAGCAGCAAGGAAGGCCGCCAGACCCGCCGCAACCAGCTGCTCAAGAACCTGTCCCTGAGCGGAGGCGCCCTGCTCGCCTCCGTGGACACCGCAGGCAAGCCGGGACTGGCCTGGCGCGCCGAGCACCTCGCCGCTGATGCCCGGAAGGGCGCGTCGCACCTCGCCGCGGACGCCAGGAAGACCACGAACAAGAAGCTTCACAAGGCGGACAAAGCCGTGCGCCGCGCGGTTGAACAGGCCACGGGGGCATAG
- the aroA gene encoding 3-phosphoshikimate 1-carboxyvinyltransferase: protein MTAAAATRDTSGTPVPHWPAPFASRPVDATVTVPGSKSLTNRYLVLAALADGPSRLRAPLHSRDSALMIEALRQLGAGITEVPGDGAFGPDLEVVPLGQGAAAPPTRIDCGLAGTVMRFVPPLAALRNGTSVFDGDPHARKRPMGTIIEALKALGVNVAAEDGGTASSLPFVVEGTGEVLGGHLVIDASASSQFVSALLLVGARFTEGLHLEHVGKPVPSLDHINMTVAVLRGAGVSVDDSVPNHWVVSPGPIRAFDQRIEQDLSNAGPFLAAALASGGTVRIPGWPEQTQQVGDLWRSILAEMGAEVTLQDGVLTVTGGPEIKGADFADTSELAPTVAALCALATGPSRLSGIAHLRGHETDRLAALVTEINRLGGDAEETSDGLVIRPARLHAGVVHSYADHRMATAGAILGLAVDGVQVEDIATTAKTMPDFPQLWADMLAQGAASEEEADGGAEGSSGGAAH, encoded by the coding sequence ATGACCGCTGCAGCCGCCACCCGGGACACCTCCGGAACTCCTGTCCCCCATTGGCCCGCACCTTTCGCTTCGCGGCCCGTTGATGCCACCGTCACGGTTCCCGGTTCAAAATCCCTGACCAACAGGTATCTTGTCCTCGCCGCGCTGGCAGACGGCCCGTCCCGCCTGCGTGCACCGCTGCACTCCCGCGATTCGGCGCTGATGATCGAAGCCCTCCGCCAGCTCGGGGCCGGCATTACCGAGGTACCCGGCGACGGAGCGTTCGGGCCGGACCTCGAGGTGGTTCCGCTGGGACAGGGCGCGGCGGCGCCGCCCACCAGGATCGACTGCGGGCTGGCCGGCACGGTGATGCGGTTCGTCCCTCCGCTCGCGGCGCTGCGCAACGGGACCAGCGTGTTCGACGGCGACCCGCATGCCCGCAAGCGCCCGATGGGAACCATCATCGAGGCGCTCAAGGCTCTGGGGGTTAACGTTGCGGCAGAAGACGGCGGGACGGCGTCGTCGCTCCCGTTCGTGGTGGAAGGCACCGGAGAAGTCCTCGGCGGCCACTTGGTGATTGATGCCAGCGCGTCCTCCCAGTTCGTTTCCGCGCTCCTCCTGGTGGGGGCACGCTTCACCGAGGGCCTGCACCTGGAACATGTAGGTAAGCCGGTGCCGAGCCTGGACCACATCAACATGACCGTCGCGGTCCTCCGCGGCGCGGGGGTGTCCGTAGATGACTCAGTCCCCAACCACTGGGTTGTTTCGCCGGGCCCCATCCGCGCCTTTGACCAGCGGATTGAACAGGACCTTTCCAATGCAGGCCCGTTCCTCGCAGCAGCATTGGCATCAGGGGGAACAGTCCGGATTCCCGGTTGGCCGGAGCAGACGCAACAGGTGGGTGACCTCTGGCGCAGTATCCTGGCCGAGATGGGCGCCGAGGTGACACTGCAGGACGGTGTGCTGACGGTTACGGGCGGTCCGGAGATCAAGGGCGCGGACTTCGCTGACACAAGTGAGCTGGCTCCAACCGTGGCGGCCCTGTGTGCCTTGGCAACCGGGCCATCCCGGCTCAGCGGCATTGCCCATCTGCGTGGACATGAGACGGACCGGCTGGCCGCCCTCGTAACGGAAATCAACCGCCTTGGCGGGGATGCTGAGGAGACCAGCGACGGCCTCGTCATCCGCCCGGCCCGGCTGCACGCCGGCGTCGTGCACAGCTACGCCGACCACCGCATGGCCACCGCAGGAGCTATTCTCGGCCTGGCTGTCGACGGGGTCCAGGTGGAGGACATTGCCACCACTGCCAAGACCATGCCCGACTTTCCCCAGCTGTGGGCGGACATGCTCGCCCAGGGCGCCGCATCCGAGGAGGAGGCCGACGGCGGGGCGGAAGGTTCCAGCGGTGGCGCGGCGCACTGA
- the rsgA gene encoding ribosome small subunit-dependent GTPase A: MARRTDSWDESDVRIRPSKKGSRPRTKDRPSHDDAVTGRIITVDRGRYTAVVGEDSGNERTVIAARARELRRNPVVAGDFVSLVGDVSGDPDTLARLVKIQDRKTLLRRSADDTDPVERAVVANADQLVIVVAAANPEPRTGFIDRALVAAYDAGIEPILLVTKADVKDPAELLSNYTHLDFPVIISRTADVKASGIDARSDDGLSARLDSTAVAELRGYLDGKVTVMLGHSGVGKSTMVNALTGAERATGGVNAVTGRGRHTSSSALALRLADAPPGSWIIDTPGIRSFGLAHVDPDRILRSFPDLSPGTDDCERGCKHTASAVHCGLDAWVAGGHAGPTGEARLASLRRLLGTDPRMEAQETKELGSVN; encoded by the coding sequence GTGGCGCGGCGCACTGACTCCTGGGACGAGTCGGACGTCCGGATCCGGCCGAGCAAGAAGGGATCCCGGCCCCGCACGAAGGACCGGCCCAGCCACGATGACGCAGTAACCGGACGCATCATCACCGTTGACCGGGGCCGCTATACCGCTGTGGTGGGCGAGGACTCGGGCAATGAACGCACAGTTATTGCCGCCAGGGCCCGTGAGCTGCGGCGCAACCCCGTGGTGGCCGGCGATTTCGTTTCACTCGTGGGGGACGTTTCCGGTGACCCCGATACCCTGGCCCGGCTGGTGAAGATCCAGGACCGGAAGACCCTCCTGCGGCGAAGCGCCGATGACACCGATCCTGTGGAGCGGGCCGTGGTGGCTAACGCGGACCAGCTGGTCATTGTGGTAGCGGCCGCCAACCCGGAGCCCCGCACCGGGTTCATCGACCGGGCACTGGTGGCAGCGTATGACGCCGGCATCGAGCCGATCCTGCTGGTCACCAAAGCGGACGTCAAGGATCCCGCGGAGCTCCTGTCGAACTACACGCATCTGGACTTCCCGGTGATTATCAGCCGGACCGCGGACGTCAAGGCCTCCGGCATCGACGCCCGTTCCGACGACGGACTGTCCGCCCGGCTGGACAGCACAGCGGTAGCTGAGCTCCGGGGTTACCTGGACGGGAAGGTCACTGTGATGCTGGGGCACTCAGGCGTCGGGAAGTCCACCATGGTCAACGCACTCACCGGGGCGGAACGCGCCACCGGCGGAGTGAATGCGGTGACCGGGCGTGGCCGCCACACGTCGTCGTCAGCCCTGGCGCTGCGTCTGGCGGACGCCCCGCCCGGCAGTTGGATCATCGATACGCCGGGCATCCGTTCCTTCGGCCTGGCGCACGTGGATCCCGACAGGATTCTGAGGTCGTTCCCGGACCTTTCCCCGGGAACTGACGATTGTGAACGCGGCTGCAAGCACACCGCCTCGGCTGTGCACTGCGGGCTCGATGCATGGGTGGCCGGCGGGCATGCAGGCCCCACCGGTGAAGCCCGGCTGGCATCCCTGCGCCGGCTCCTGGGAACGGATCCCCGGATGGAAGCACAGGAGACCAAGGAGCTCGGCAGCGTCAACTGA
- the hisN gene encoding histidinol-phosphatase: MIQPASSYNDDLRLAHVLADSVDDQTMSRFKALDLHVETKPDLTPVTDADKAAEEAIRGQLSRSRPRDAVLGEEFGSTGHGSRRWIIDPIDGTKNFVRGVPVWATLIALVDEGEPVVGVVSAPALGKRWWAAKGMGAYMGRSLAAATRLRVSDVSSLSDASLSYSSLGGWKERGNLDEFLGLTEDVWRTRAFGDFWSYCMVAEGSVDIACEPELNLYDMAALVPIVVEAGGRFTSLEGEDGPFGGNALATNSILHSEVLQRLNPYLDDLL; encoded by the coding sequence ATGATCCAACCCGCTTCGAGCTACAACGATGACCTGCGCCTGGCCCATGTCCTGGCCGACTCCGTGGATGACCAGACCATGAGCCGCTTCAAGGCCCTGGACCTCCATGTGGAGACCAAGCCTGACCTGACGCCGGTCACCGATGCGGACAAAGCCGCCGAAGAAGCCATCCGCGGCCAGCTCTCCCGTTCCCGGCCACGCGATGCGGTTCTCGGCGAGGAGTTCGGCAGCACAGGCCACGGCTCGCGCCGGTGGATCATCGATCCCATTGACGGGACCAAGAATTTTGTGCGCGGCGTCCCCGTCTGGGCCACCCTCATAGCCCTAGTTGATGAGGGCGAGCCAGTGGTCGGCGTCGTGAGCGCTCCCGCCCTGGGCAAGCGCTGGTGGGCGGCCAAGGGCATGGGCGCCTACATGGGCCGTTCCCTTGCCGCGGCTACCCGGCTCCGGGTGTCCGACGTCTCCAGCCTGTCCGACGCCTCCCTGTCCTATTCCAGCCTGGGCGGGTGGAAGGAACGCGGGAACCTGGACGAGTTCCTTGGTCTTACCGAGGACGTGTGGCGGACCCGTGCTTTCGGTGACTTCTGGTCCTACTGCATGGTGGCTGAAGGCTCGGTGGACATTGCCTGCGAACCCGAACTCAATCTGTACGACATGGCCGCACTGGTGCCGATTGTGGTGGAGGCGGGCGGCCGCTTCACATCCCTTGAGGGCGAGGACGGCCCGTTCGGCGGCAACGCACTGGCCACCAACTCCATCCTGCACTCGGAGGTGCTGCAGCGGTTGAACCCGTACCTGGACGACCTGCTGTAA
- a CDS encoding aminotransferase class V-fold PLP-dependent enzyme, with translation MTTATVSPNAAIPAATSAAFDERQAVAGRPLAAVTGAEIQAPLISGGHVRYANLDYGASAPALSVVSAYLNEVLPYYASVHRGAGYASQISTSVYENARSIVRDFVGGRPDDSVIFTRNTTDSLNLLAGCLPATDGRPAGDVLYLDIEHHANLLPWQGVPHRSIIAADTIAGTIESVRAELEQGGVSLLAITGASNVTGEILPVRALATLAHQHGARIVVDAAQLAPHRRVDISADDVDYIAFSGHKLYAPFGAGVLVGRPDWLDAGTPHLAGGGAVKEARLDGVSWATGPARHEGGSPNVLGAATLARATQVIAGLDQGRWHAHESAIRSFLVEGLQEIDGVTVHQIFKDTNADTDTIGVVNFSVEGYDAGLVAAYLSAEHGIGLRDGRFCAHPLLKRLGLPSGSLRASFGVGSRLEDAERLLAGIRNLRRDGLGWDYVVDAGRWVPANDTRTYPHWAPNTPGTAGAAPCLDG, from the coding sequence GTGACAACTGCCACCGTCTCCCCCAACGCCGCCATTCCCGCCGCAACGTCTGCCGCTTTTGACGAGCGCCAGGCAGTCGCCGGCCGTCCCCTTGCCGCCGTCACCGGAGCGGAAATCCAGGCGCCCCTGATCAGCGGCGGCCACGTCCGGTACGCGAACCTCGACTACGGCGCATCGGCCCCTGCGCTGTCAGTGGTGTCCGCCTACCTCAATGAGGTCCTGCCGTACTACGCCAGTGTCCACCGCGGCGCCGGCTACGCATCGCAAATCAGCACATCCGTCTATGAGAATGCCCGCAGCATTGTCCGGGACTTCGTGGGCGGCCGCCCTGACGACTCCGTCATCTTCACCCGGAACACCACGGATTCCCTCAACCTGCTGGCCGGCTGCCTCCCCGCCACCGACGGACGCCCGGCCGGCGACGTCCTGTACCTGGACATCGAGCACCATGCCAACCTGCTGCCTTGGCAGGGCGTTCCCCACCGCAGCATCATTGCCGCCGACACCATTGCCGGAACCATCGAGTCAGTGCGCGCCGAACTGGAGCAGGGCGGCGTAAGCCTGCTGGCCATCACCGGCGCCTCCAACGTCACCGGCGAGATCCTTCCGGTCCGGGCACTTGCCACGCTCGCACACCAACACGGCGCACGGATCGTGGTGGATGCAGCCCAGCTTGCCCCGCACCGCCGCGTGGACATCAGCGCAGACGACGTCGACTACATCGCCTTCTCAGGACACAAGCTCTACGCGCCGTTCGGCGCAGGCGTCCTGGTGGGCCGCCCGGACTGGCTCGACGCCGGTACCCCCCACCTTGCCGGCGGCGGCGCCGTCAAGGAAGCGAGGCTCGACGGCGTCAGCTGGGCCACCGGCCCGGCCCGCCATGAGGGCGGGTCCCCCAATGTACTGGGTGCCGCAACCCTTGCGCGCGCCACCCAGGTGATCGCGGGGTTGGACCAGGGCCGCTGGCATGCACACGAGTCCGCCATCCGTTCCTTCCTGGTGGAGGGCCTGCAGGAGATCGACGGTGTAACGGTCCACCAGATCTTCAAGGACACCAATGCGGACACCGACACCATCGGCGTGGTCAACTTTTCCGTCGAGGGCTACGACGCCGGGCTGGTTGCGGCGTACCTGTCGGCCGAGCATGGCATCGGCCTGCGGGACGGGCGCTTCTGCGCCCATCCACTGCTGAAGCGGCTGGGCCTGCCATCCGGTTCCCTTCGCGCCAGTTTCGGTGTCGGTTCCAGGCTCGAGGACGCAGAGCGGCTCCTTGCGGGCATCAGGAATCTGCGCCGCGACGGCCTGGGGTGGGACTACGTGGTGGACGCCGGCCGTTGGGTTCCCGCGAACGACACGCGCACCTACCCGCACTGGGCTCCGAACACGCCGGGAACCGCGGGTGCTGCCCCCTGCCTTGACGGCTGA
- a CDS encoding class I SAM-dependent methyltransferase, translating into MVRGGPRLDHGRRQELGQSFQDGGRHYQRVRPGYPAESAQWLVPAGARDALDVGAGTGKFTELLLGSGLAVTAVDPSADMLDQLKTHYPDATAVLGTAEMTGLPPAAFDVVTVAQAWHWCDALAASTELARVLRPHGTLGLVWNQLDTSVPWVHRLSRIMHAGDVYKPDHRPVVGPEFGQPEGHVTHWQDVVSTTDLIELTKSRSYYLRAGEATRAKVLANLDWYLHEHLGHAGDEELELPYLTLSWRAVKI; encoded by the coding sequence GTGGTTCGGGGTGGCCCCAGGCTTGATCATGGGCGGCGCCAGGAGCTCGGCCAGAGCTTCCAGGACGGCGGCAGGCACTACCAGCGGGTCCGGCCCGGTTACCCTGCAGAATCTGCGCAGTGGCTCGTGCCTGCCGGGGCCCGCGATGCGCTCGATGTGGGCGCCGGAACCGGCAAATTCACCGAACTGCTGCTGGGCAGCGGGCTGGCTGTGACCGCCGTCGATCCATCCGCTGACATGCTTGACCAGCTGAAAACGCACTATCCGGACGCTACCGCTGTCCTCGGGACCGCCGAGATGACGGGCCTGCCGCCGGCGGCCTTCGACGTCGTCACCGTTGCCCAGGCTTGGCACTGGTGCGATGCCCTTGCCGCGAGCACCGAACTCGCCCGTGTGCTCCGGCCGCACGGAACGCTCGGGCTGGTCTGGAACCAGCTGGACACGTCCGTACCGTGGGTGCACAGGCTCTCCCGGATCATGCACGCCGGGGACGTGTACAAGCCGGACCACCGGCCAGTGGTTGGGCCGGAGTTCGGACAGCCCGAAGGCCACGTGACGCATTGGCAGGACGTAGTAAGCACCACCGACCTGATCGAACTCACCAAATCCCGCAGCTACTATTTGCGTGCCGGTGAAGCCACCCGGGCCAAAGTCCTCGCAAACCTCGACTGGTACCTGCATGAGCACCTTGGCCATGCCGGGGACGAGGAACTCGAACTGCCCTACCTGACGCTGTCCTGGCGGGCAGTCAAAATATGA
- a CDS encoding metal-dependent transcriptional regulator has translation MKTSAPSSSIEDYVKVIYSFTEWQDKPITSSQLALRLGVANSSVSEMVRKLKDQGLVDHKPYSAITLTDAGLRLALAMVRRHRLIETYLVQQLGYSWDEVHDEAELLEHAVSDTFIERVAAKLGNPSRDPHGDPIPTADGKVLMPRAHVMGELDKGHTGRITRISDDNPDLLRYLSAEEIDLDAEVEVVGRRPFGGALVVRIRNSGRTRDYDLADEITSALWVHSDHPHPGCLLGEG, from the coding sequence GTGAAGACCAGCGCGCCCTCCTCCTCCATCGAGGACTACGTCAAGGTCATCTACTCATTCACGGAATGGCAGGACAAGCCCATCACGTCCTCCCAGCTGGCCCTGCGGCTGGGGGTGGCCAATTCCTCCGTGTCGGAGATGGTCCGCAAGCTGAAGGACCAGGGCCTTGTCGACCACAAGCCATACAGCGCCATCACCCTCACCGATGCCGGCCTGCGGTTGGCTCTTGCCATGGTCCGGCGCCACCGCCTGATCGAGACGTACCTGGTCCAGCAGCTGGGCTACAGCTGGGACGAGGTCCACGACGAAGCCGAGCTGCTGGAGCACGCTGTATCGGATACCTTCATTGAGCGGGTCGCGGCCAAGCTCGGCAACCCAAGCCGTGATCCGCACGGCGATCCGATCCCGACAGCTGACGGCAAGGTTCTTATGCCCCGCGCCCATGTCATGGGTGAACTGGATAAGGGCCACACGGGCAGGATCACCCGGATCAGCGATGACAACCCGGATTTGCTCCGCTACTTGTCCGCTGAGGAGATAGACCTCGACGCCGAGGTGGAGGTTGTTGGCCGCAGGCCGTTCGGTGGCGCGCTGGTGGTGCGGATCCGCAACTCGGGGCGGACCAGGGACTATGACCTTGCTGACGAAATCACCTCGGCTCTCTGGGTCCACAGCGATCATCCCCATCCCGGCTGCCTGCTGGGAGAGGGCTGA
- a CDS encoding fluoride efflux transporter FluC yields the protein MPWISGVKRPGMPAGRAWLAVAVGGLIGSELRYGLGLAFPDQPGSIPWAMLWINVTGSFVLAALTTAWMDRPRTSFWLRAGLGPGLLGSFTTFSAVVFAVDQLARAGAHPAWIAYLVLSLLLGLLAAGLGWRLGKLLPRNPAGVAAGGRP from the coding sequence ATGCCTTGGATTAGCGGCGTGAAGCGGCCCGGAATGCCGGCGGGGCGGGCGTGGCTTGCGGTCGCCGTTGGTGGCCTGATCGGCAGTGAACTGCGATATGGCCTGGGACTCGCCTTTCCCGATCAGCCCGGATCAATTCCCTGGGCTATGCTCTGGATCAACGTCACCGGCAGCTTTGTCCTGGCCGCGCTGACCACGGCCTGGATGGACCGGCCACGGACATCCTTCTGGCTTCGGGCGGGACTTGGTCCCGGACTGCTGGGTTCCTTCACCACATTTTCCGCGGTCGTGTTCGCTGTGGACCAGCTGGCACGGGCCGGCGCGCATCCGGCCTGGATTGCCTATCTGGTGCTCTCGCTGCTCCTGGGATTATTGGCTGCCGGTCTGGGCTGGCGTCTGGGGAAGTTGCTCCCCCGGAATCCGGCAGGCGTGGCTGCGGGCGGCCGGCCGTGA